A genomic stretch from Solanum stenotomum isolate F172 chromosome 8, ASM1918654v1, whole genome shotgun sequence includes:
- the LOC125872701 gene encoding mannose-1-phosphate guanylyltransferase 1-like codes for MKALILVGGFGTRLRPLTLSVPKPLVDFANKPMILHQIEALKAVGVTEVILAINYQPEVMLNFLKEFETKLGIKITCSQETEPLGTAGPLALARDKLVDDAGEPFFVLNSDVISEYPFKEMIEFHKSHGGEASLMVTKVDEPSKYGVVVMEESTGQVERFVEKPKLFVGNKINAGIYLLDPCILERIQLRPTSIEKEVFPNIAAEKKLYAMVLPGFWMDVGQPRDYITGLRLYLDSLKKRSSPKLALGSHIVGNVIVDETAKIGEGCLIGPDVAIGPGCVIESGVRLSRCTVMRGVRVKKHACVSGSIIGWHSTVGQWARVENMTILGEDVHVCDEIYSNGGVVLPHKEIKSSILKPEIVM; via the exons ATGAAGGCACTTATTCTTGTTGGAGGTTTTGGTACCCGGCTGAGGCCATTAACTCTTAGTGTCCCAAAGCCGCTGGTTGATTTTGCCAACAAGCCCATGATTTTGCATCAG ATCGAGGCTCTCAAGGCTGTTGGAGTGACTGAAGTGATCTTGGCTATTAACTACCAGCCGGAG GTGATGCTGAACTTCTTGAAAGAATTTGAGACAAAACTGGGGATTAAGATTACATGTTCTCAAGAAACTGAACCACTTGGGACTGCAGGTCCCCTTGCTCTGGCTAGAGACAAGCTGGTAGATGATGCTGGTGAGCCGTTTTTTGTTCTTAACAGTGATGTTATCAGTGAATATCCTTTCAAGGAGATGATTGAATTCCATAAATCCCATGGAGGTGAGGCTTCTTTAATGGTGACTAAG GTGGATGAGCCTTCCAAATATGGTGTTGTTGTCATGGAAGAATCCACTGGCCAAGTTGAGAGATTTGTGGAAAAGCCTAAGTTATTTGTTGGCAACAAGATCAATGCTGGCATTTACCTGCTCGACCCTTGCATTCTAGAGAGAATTCaattaagaccaacatctattgagaaagaggttttccCAAATATTGCTGCGGAGAAAAAGCTATACGCTATGGTCCTTCCTGGGTTTTGGATGGATGTTGGACAGCCAAGGGATTACATCACTGGTCTTAGACTCTACCTAGATTCTTTGAAGAAGAGATCTTCACCAAAACTGGCATTAGGTTCTCACATTGTTGGAAATGTCATAGTGGACGAGACTGCGAAAATTGGAGAAGGATGCTTGATTGGACCAGATGTTGCGATAGGCCCTGGTTGTGTGATTGAGTCTGGGGTTAGACTCTCTCGTTGCACTGTGATGCGCGGAGTCCGTGTTAAGAAACACGCATGCGTCTCAGGTAGCATTATTGGTTGGCATTCGACTGTTGGACAATGGGCTCGTGTTGAGAATATGACCATTCTTGGAGAAGATGTACATGTTTGTGATGAAATTTACAGCAATGGTGGAGTAGTCTTACCCCACAAGGAGATCAAATCTAGCATCCTAAAACCAGAAATAGTGATGTGA